The Tripterygium wilfordii isolate XIE 37 chromosome 17, ASM1340144v1, whole genome shotgun sequence genome has a window encoding:
- the LOC119982312 gene encoding B3 domain-containing transcription factor NGA1-like: MELSLGGGTSSGRSAGEGGAGGGGGGCIEKEHMFDKVVTPSDVGKLNRLVIPKQHAEKYFPLNSSSTEKGLLLNFEDRNGKAWRFRYSYWNSSQSYVMTKGWSRFVKEKKLDAGDVVSFQRGVGESGRDRLYIDWRRRPNPLESTPIQFQFPQDQGRWGRLYSIAQPRFGSMNYNLYPYHYNLQQQQQMVINSVPVVHGTKTAAPVKRLRLFGVNMEYCSSSTSAQDEVISPQLASAGSSSPPPPPPSKLRNSPFSAMQIEFSKKGKSSSFSDFDI; encoded by the coding sequence ATGGAATTATCACTAGGCGGCGGTACTAGTAGCGGAAGATCAGCAGGAGAAGGAGgagctggaggaggaggaggagggtgtATTGAGAAAGAACACATGTTCGACAAAGTAGTGACTCCAAGCGACGTGGGGAAGCTGAACCGGCTAGTGATCCCAAAACAACACGCGGAGAAGTACTTCCCACTCAACTCCTCATCAACCGAGAAAGGCCTTCTTTTAAACTTTGAGGATCGGAACGGGAAGGCGTGGCGATTCAGGTACTCTTATTGGAACAGCAGTCAGAGCTATGTGATGACCAAAGGATGGAGCAGGTTTGTGAAGGAGAAGAAGCTTGATGCTGGAGATGTCGTGTCGTTTCAACGCGGTGTTGGCGAGTCAGGTAGGGATCGGTTGTACATCGACTGGAGGAGAAGGCCTAATCCCCTCGAATCGACACCGATTCAGTTCCAGTTTCCACAGGATCAGGGGCGGTGGGGGAGGCTCTACTCAATAGCACAACCGCGATTCGGGTCGATGAATTATAATTTGTATCCTTATCATTACAATCTTCAGCAACAGCAACAAATGGTGATCAATTCAGTTCCAGTTGTTCATGGTACCAAAACCGCGGCGCCGGTAAAGCGGCTTAGGTTGTTTGGTGTGAACATGGAGTACTGCAGTAGTAGTACTAGTGCACAAGATGAAGTAATCTCTCCTCAGTTAGCTTCAGCcggttcttcttctcctcctcctcctcctccttcaaaatTAAGGAATTCGCCGTTTTCTGCAATGCAAATTGAGTTTTCAAAGAAAGGGAAGTCTTCTTCCTTCTCGGATTTTGATATATGA